A genomic segment from Zerene cesonia ecotype Mississippi chromosome 7, Zerene_cesonia_1.1, whole genome shotgun sequence encodes:
- the LOC119840697 gene encoding DNA replication factor Cdt1 yields the protein MSQTTLTTFFNSRKRPATDDIVSSKSKIPNLERISEANKLETKLPSTRGNESITKTNKSSVNKTVKSELPKTQHVEPIAKESSSGEQKNLGAFAKKSNTSNIVKNTNSGKSESLNLARKELSLGDIRKKLAGSSRLAELKASAERISKGIQDLKEKSNKKNLKEFKSIDVDVPQSPSKKAHIQNELVSPKKTVEAHSSQRPMMSPRKVFVSPVKSPSKVPAYIRHASLASASTTLLPLPHHYRFLAELFRGMETVVALLYNRNEKITFAKLKPSVQEMLKRNFSEKHLAQIKQLVPDFYNFEVQKNKNFSSSSNRDTYELIISPNFPNDIKVMNPSVLLERRRYFYDTLLQVVKKHHAQYLLTLDPPIEIPDNKLVRWHPEFELEKVPEIESSKLPEMPNAERMTSAQDVLAKARELFKCNTKMERALEKLAQAKARGLTEQEKAVTGLNDAPKTASAETQTNKPSTSNVTILNPALRNLPASLLEKVKAKQAAKALEAMTRSSDNEQKYAIYSRLPDLARTLRNIFVTERKNVLALNIILSKLDSSFKSNVSSSDLQRDIKILTEEVPDWVKLHEIRNATYLKLDKNTDLKMIITKLEAMAAKYKTD from the exons ATGTCTCAAACTACGCTGACTACATTTTTCAATAGCAGAAAAAGGCCCGCCACGGATGATATCGTTAGCTCCAAAAGTAAAATACCTAATTTAGAAAGAATATCCGAAGCTAATAAACTGGAAACCAAGTTACCCAGTACAAGAGGTAATGaatcaattacaaaaacaaataaatcatctgtaaataaaactgttaaatctGAATTACCAAAGACCCAACATGTGGAGCCAATTGCAAAAGAATCTTCTTCGGGGGAACAGAAAAATTTGGGAGCTTTTGCTAAAAAGTCGAATACGTCGAATATTGTGAAGAATACCAACTCTGGTAAGAGTGAATCACTCAATTTAGCTAGAAAAGAGTTAAGTTTAGGTGACATCAGAAAGAAGTTAGCAGGTAGTTCTCGGTTAGCAGAACTGAAAGCATCAGCTGAACGAATAAGCAAGGGAATTCAAGATCTCAAAGAAAAatctaataagaaaaatttaaaagaatttaaatcaattgatGTGGACGTTCCTCAAAG tccTAGTAAAAAAGCTCATATTCAAAATGAACTTGTATCACCCAAGAAAACAGTTGAAGCTCACTCTTCACAAAGACCTATGATGTCTCCTAGAAAGGTGTTTGTGAGCCCAGTTAAGAGTCCTAGTAAG GTGCCAGCATACATTAGGCATGCATCGCTAGCCTCCGCATCAACAACTTTACTGCCTTTACCACACCACTACCGATTCCTCGCTGAGTTGTTCCGAGGCATGGAGACTGTTGTTGCATTGTTATACAACAGAAATGAAAAGATTACATTCGCCAAACTGAAACCATCAGTGCAAGAAATGCTCAAAAGGAACTTTTCGGAGAAACATTTAGCTCAAATCAAGCAATTAGTtcctgatttttataattttgaagtgcaaaaaaacaaaaacttcaGCTCCTCCTCTAACAGAGATACATATGAGCTTATTATTTCTCCTAACTTCCCAAATGATATTAAAGTAATGAATCCAAGTGTTTTATTGGAAAGAAGAAGATACTTTTATGATACACTTCTACAAGTAGTTAAGAAACACCATGCTCAATATTTGTTGACTCTCGACCCTCCAATTGAGATTCCAGATAACAAGTTGGTTCGTTGGCATCCTGAATTTGAACTAGAAAAAGTTCCTGAGATTGAAAGCTCTAAGTTGCCGGAAATGCCCAATGCAGAAAGGATGACTTCCGCTCAAGACGTGCTTGCAAAAGCAAGGGAACTCTTCAAATGTAACACTAAAATGGAAAGGGCTTTGGAAAAACTAGCACAGGCTAAGGCACGTGGTTTGACTGAACAAGAAAAAGCAGTAACAGGACTAAATGATGCTCCCAAAACTGCAAGTGCAGAAacccaaacaaacaaaccatcGACCAGCAATGTCACTATTTTAAATCCAGCTCTTCGGAACTTGCCAGCATCACTGCTTGAGAAAGTTAAAGCAAAACAAGCAGCAAAAGCATTAGAAGCTATGACAAGGTCTTCAGATAACGAACAAAAATATGCTATTTATAGCCGCTTGCCAGATCTTGCCAGGACTCTGAGAAACATATTTGTTACAGAGAGAAAGAATGTTCTAGCattgaatataatactttCAAAATTGGACAGCAGTTTTAAGTCTAACGTTTCCTCAAGTGATTTGCaaagagatataaaaatattgacagAGGAAGTACCTGATTGGGTCAAATTGCATGAAATAAGAAATgcaacatatttaaaactagataaaaatactgatcttaaaatgattattaccAAATTAGAAGCAATGGCTGCAAAATACAAAACAGATTAA
- the LOC119840698 gene encoding pyrimidodiazepine synthase-like isoform X2: MRYCPFAHRSVLALIAKNVDYEIVNIDLMNKPEWLKSKSSLGKVPALEISENVCVIESLIVSEYIDEVFPQRKLLPQDPYTKAIDKTIVEMTGPIHSLFFKIIRDTPVTDDALNSFINALTFIENELKKRGTTFLHGNEPGYADYMIWPWFERLPVAAEFDKILSIDEKKFPVLARYLREMENDPVVKAYKIPVEIQKKYFENYRKGETDYELLS, translated from the exons ATGCGTTACTGCCCTTTTGCACATCGATCAGTATTGGCATTAATTGCTAAAAATGTTGACTACGAAATAGTGAACATTGACCTCATGAATAAGCCAGAATGGTTGAAATCTAAAAGCTCTTTAG gtaAAGTGCCAGCACTTGAAATATCGGAAAATGTCTGTGTAATAGAAAGTTTAATCGTCAGCGAATACATAGACGAAGTGTTTCcgcaaagaaaattattaccaCAGGACCCATACACAAAAGCGATTGATAAAACCATAGTCGAAATGACTGGCCCC ataCATTCACTGTTTTTCAAGATCATTAGAGATACTCCGGTCACAGATGACGcattaaacagttttataaatgcattaacatttattgaaaacgAACTAAAGAAACGTGGGACAACTTTCCTTCATGGAAACGAACCGGGCTATGCTGATTATATGATCTGGCCGTGGTTTGAAAGACTACCCGTTGCGGCCGAATTTGATAAGATACTAAGCATTGATGAAAAGAAATTTCCTGTCTTG gCACGCTACCTAAGAGAAATGGAAAACGACCCAGTTGTTAAAGCATACAAAATACCAGttgaaattcaaaaaaaatatttcgaaaattaCAGAAAAGGAGAGACTGATTATGAACTTTTAAGTTAA
- the LOC119840698 gene encoding pyrimidodiazepine synthase-like isoform X1 has translation MLKQVSPHKILNLVANRTSLRVMSTIKTVNFNTKHLKKGDPLPPWNGKLRLYNMRYCPFAHRSVLALIAKNVDYEIVNIDLMNKPEWLKSKSSLGKVPALEISENVCVIESLIVSEYIDEVFPQRKLLPQDPYTKAIDKTIVEMTGPIHSLFFKIIRDTPVTDDALNSFINALTFIENELKKRGTTFLHGNEPGYADYMIWPWFERLPVAAEFDKILSIDEKKFPVLARYLREMENDPVVKAYKIPVEIQKKYFENYRKGETDYELLS, from the exons ATGCTAAAACAAGTTTCTCCACATAAGATCTTGAATCTTGTTGCAAATCGCACCTCACTCAGAGTCATGTCTACAATCAAaactgttaattttaatactaaacatttgaaaaaag gGGATCCCCTGCCGCCATGGAATGGAAAACTTAGATTATATAACATGCGTTACTGCCCTTTTGCACATCGATCAGTATTGGCATTAATTGCTAAAAATGTTGACTACGAAATAGTGAACATTGACCTCATGAATAAGCCAGAATGGTTGAAATCTAAAAGCTCTTTAG gtaAAGTGCCAGCACTTGAAATATCGGAAAATGTCTGTGTAATAGAAAGTTTAATCGTCAGCGAATACATAGACGAAGTGTTTCcgcaaagaaaattattaccaCAGGACCCATACACAAAAGCGATTGATAAAACCATAGTCGAAATGACTGGCCCC ataCATTCACTGTTTTTCAAGATCATTAGAGATACTCCGGTCACAGATGACGcattaaacagttttataaatgcattaacatttattgaaaacgAACTAAAGAAACGTGGGACAACTTTCCTTCATGGAAACGAACCGGGCTATGCTGATTATATGATCTGGCCGTGGTTTGAAAGACTACCCGTTGCGGCCGAATTTGATAAGATACTAAGCATTGATGAAAAGAAATTTCCTGTCTTG gCACGCTACCTAAGAGAAATGGAAAACGACCCAGTTGTTAAAGCATACAAAATACCAGttgaaattcaaaaaaaatatttcgaaaattaCAGAAAAGGAGAGACTGATTATGAACTTTTAAGTTAA